A window of Ipomoea triloba cultivar NCNSP0323 chromosome 2, ASM357664v1 contains these coding sequences:
- the LOC116010518 gene encoding uncharacterized protein LOC116010518 gives MGDVLSKAADGFGNALAAPLKAMLGGSCEEVCSGVWDITCFITHLCVSDLMRLFMILVLCYITLLFFYLFFKLGICQCVGKSVCKMYCSACKAYWSALGCMTCFFWHKLTNVKRVNRRRRRRRHFPDVETSESSTSGGGSDRDASVSRKRKVITKEMDSSRHHNHHSRHRHRHHHHRMNGRQFGVEVKSRRLKLKKLRHHRHRHHPRKNTVALGTETASFKRRRLV, from the exons ATGGGCGACGTTCTGAGCAAGGCCGCTGATGGTTTCGGAAATGCCTTGGCTGCTCCCTTAAAGGCTATGCTGGGAGGATCATGCGA GGAAGTTTGTTCCGGAGTATGGGATATTACTTGTTTCATAACTCATCTCTGTGTCTCCGATTTGATGAGGCTGTTCATGATTCTGGTTCTCTGCTACATaa CTTTGCTGTTCTTCTACCTCTTTTTCAAATTGGGGATATGCCAATGCGTAGGAAAATCTGTCTGCAAAATGTATTGTTCCGCGTGCAAGGCCTACTGGTCTGCACTGGGGTGCATGACATGTTTCTTCTGGCATAAACTAACCAACGTTAAGCGCGTTAACCGCCGCCGACGGCGACGGCGCCACTTCCCCGACGTCGAGACCAGTGAAAGTTCCACCAGCGGAGGCGGCTCTGATAGAGATGCAAGCGTCTCTAGAAAGAGAAAGGTGATTACGAAGGAAATGGATAGTAGTCGTCATCATAATCATCACagccgccaccgccaccgccaccatCATCATAGGATGAATGGAAGACAATTTGGTGTTGAGGTTAAGAGTAGACGtctgaaattaaagaaattgagaCATCATCGTCATCGTCATCATCCACGGAAGAACACCGTTGC